From the Leguminivora glycinivorella isolate SPB_JAAS2020 chromosome 21, LegGlyc_1.1, whole genome shotgun sequence genome, the window TAATAAGATTAGTTAACTTACCATCTTCATTATTATATTACAAGTTTTCGAATAATGTCTTAAGTAAAAATGTCATAGTAAGAAAGTTCATTGTTGCTAAGTGCATTGTTGATATTGTATTTGCAGTCGGCCGCTACATCACGTCCAGCCTGCGACACATCCGCGCGTCAGCCAACCCTGACAAGCGTCACGCCCGCGAACACTACGGCCAGATCCGTACTCCCAACCGTTTCAACGTCGATGACAGGTAATTCACTATTACTGGTTCTTTCTTCTATAATCACTAGTATCGATTTTTCTATAGTCTGTCTTATTTAAGTTTATGCTGTATTTGCTGGAGTAACtcatttaactttttgttttcgATTGTTTCCTTTGTATGTTTATCTGCTTTATGTATAAAGCTCATTTTAAACCGTACTCctacttttttttgtttcttgaaACCTTCCTTCATATTTTCACTCTGACGCTGGTTTAGTTTCATTTCTAGTCACCTTTTGAACTCTCAATTTTTCTCTTCATCAGGAAATACTCCTTCTACCGCGAAGCCTCCTACAACATCGATGCCCTCGGCGTCGGCGGCAACGTTGAGCAGAGCGTCATCTACTCGCAGAACTCCTTCTTACCCCGCTCCGCTAGCCTGAACCTGACTACTGAGGTCTTCGGACACAACTTCAACCTTCTCGAGGTAAAGAAACTAAGACTTTACTTAACAGCTAGcttatatctaaaataggcaAGAATGCTGATATtttgtgcgaggaagtcactagctcttcggtcaccagttaggTAAATACTTTTGTAACATACAATTGACATTACATGACGTGCGCCTTGAAGGCATTTGTATTGTCAGCCTTGTTTCAAAGAGAAAATTTCCAATCAAGATTTTTCAAATtacaaatagataaatattttaCCGGGAATGAAAATCTTCCAAATTGGGACGAAAGCGAAAAATAAAAACCAGATTCAGCGGGACACTATTTGTTTGCTAACCGATTGATTTTTGGTATtgcgaaattaatcttttactTTGTGTAGTATAGGAAAACCAAACAAACATTACGAATGCATGTTTTCTTCTCCCTCTTCTCAGTCCCGTTTCAACCATACAATTCGCAAATTCAAGGAAAATTTGTGTTGACATAAAACCTttcaaatatttacataaaacttTTTCCTCTTCAGCTCGGAGGTCGTCAAGGCAACCTGGACCGCGTGGTGGAACACTTCCTAGGACCCCGCAGCTTCCTCCGCACCGAGGACCCTCAATCCCTTTACGATGACCTGAAGAAGAGGTTCAAGGAAACAGAGGACAAGATCAACCACGGTGTGCGTGGACGCCGCTCCATCAAGACCGAGATCGACAGCTTTGACAACCGCGTAAGTGTCCTTGTGGATTTGTTTGCGTGATTAAGCAACAATGACACAATTTTTCAATACTTTGTTACTTTTTTCCAATTTGAAACAAAATGTGTTATTTTATGTTCACAGGTAAAGGCTGAATCTAACTCCTACCACAACGAATTGGACCTGGACATCTACGTCAAACTTTTCGGTACCGACGCCGTCTTCCTATCCCTTGGCGACGACAAGGGCTTCGACTTCAACCACGTTCTCGACCAACTCGTCCACTCGCTCAGCGATGGCATCAACAAGGTTAAGCACTTCCAGAAGGAAATCCACGCCAACGCTCTCTTCTTGGACGCCGAGCTTGTCTACCCGACCTCCACCGGTCTCCCTCTGAGACTCGACCTCATCGGTGCCGCCACTGCTCGTGTCGATATCGCCACCAATGTTGACATCCGCCAAATCCTCCGTAACCCTGAGAGCGCTAAAGTCGACATCAAGCTTGTGCCCAGCACTGACATCGAAATCTCCGGATTGTTCCTTGTCGACGCTGATGCCGTCACTACTGGTCTTAAGGTTATTACCAACCTGCATTCATCTACTGGTGGACACATCATCGCTAAAGTGCTTGAGAACGGACACGGTATCGACCTGCAGTTCGCTCTTCCTATTGACAAGCAGGAAATCCTGACCGCTTCCAATGACTTAGTTTACTACACTGCTGAGAAGGGACAACAGGAGAAACATATCCCGATCAAGATCGACGCTGACAGGAAGGACTACAGTGGATGCTTCGACCAGTTGTCTGGCCTCATTGGTCTCACTTTCTGCGGAGAGGTTTCCGTGCCTTTCACTGTTTCTGGACCCGAGGCTCAAAACTCGATCTCCAAGTTCCTCGCCCGCTATCCTTTGACTGGAGCATCCAAGGTCAAACTTGTCATTGAAAAGAACGACCTCCGCGGTTACCACATCAAGGGTATCGTGCGCGGTGACAACCCTGAACGCCGAAGCTTTGAGCTGCTCTTCGAGGCTGAAGGTGGCAAGACGCGTCGCGCTCAGGTGTCTGGAGAACTTATCAACAACCAACAAGAAAAGACTATTAAACTGGCTCTGGACTCTCCCATCAAGAAGGCTGGTGGTCAAGTTTCGATCTACACCAAGCCCAGCGAATATGTTCTGCTGGTGAAAGCCAACTTGGACAACGAAAATTACTACGCTCGTGCCGGCTTCAATGTCCAAGGAAACGAGCAGCGCAGCGTATTCAAGCCTGTTGCCGAATACGAATTGCCTGGTGGTAAGGGCAAGCAATCTTTGAAGGTTGACGGACAATTAGTCAGAGAAGTTAACGGACCCAAATCGAAATACACGCTTGAAGGCATTAAGATCAACATGCCTGGCAACGAGGTTGTCGATATCGCCGGACACTACGTTCATGAGCCCCACAGCTGCGAAATTGACCTGAAGGCCAAGAAGGGAGAGCACCACATTATCTTGGGCGGTGCTTTGAAGGGCCACGACTTCAAACTCGAATTCCAGAACACTTTGAACGCTTACGTGAACTTCAAGGCTAGCGGACACTCTGAATGGAGCGAATCTGTAAGTTACTACTTCTACAACACTTGATACTCGTATCCGTATTGTTAAACTTTACCTAGAGAGTATTAACATTACTTTTATTTTCAGGTAGTCCATAACGACCTTGACCTGGTGTACGGTGGAGACTTGCGCGACCAGCGTAACCGCGTCACCTTCAACCAGCTCTTGAAACACCACACCAAGCCTTCAGAGTTCAGCGTGATCACCAAGAACAAATGTAAGTATATCCATACCCTACGATATCAAGACTGTGTTCGTTTTAAATGGGGTATCCTTGGccgatattttttattattattcgaGTATGTAACATGTACATGTTTCTTTCGTTTACAGTCGAAGTCCACGCTTTGCCCATCAAGGTGAAACTGGACGGTGAAGTTGACCCTAAGAAGGTCGACATTGTGATCGAAGGCCAGTACATGGACAAGAAGGCCGAATTCGAACTAGAAGCTAGAACTCAGATCAAACACCCTGGAGACTACAGCGTCAAACTTATCGCCAGCGCTGACAAGAACGGTATCGAGGTCTTCGCTAAGCGTGACATCGTCTCCGCTGACAAGTCTAACTTGGAGAATTACATCGTTGTCAAGAACATCGGCAAATACGAGCTTTCTGGAGTTGTCACCCACAAGAACAAGCCTAATGACGTGCATCTTGGAGCTGTTGGTCATTTGAAGATTGCTGGTGGTGGCAAGAATGAAGACATTACGTAAGTAAACTTAAAAGATCAATACTATATCGACGATATTATTGACATTATTGTTGATAAAACATACATTTTCACCATTTCAAAGAATTTTTGCTTGTATATAttactaattttaattattatttttacagaTTCGACCTCGGAGTAATCGACAACAGCAACTTATACTCATCCCACGCCAAGGTTGCCTACTCAAAGGGCGCCATCCTCGACTGGCTTCTCAAGGTCACCAAGGGAGCCAACTCCAAGGGAGAGCTGAAACTCCTCCTCAAGGACACGATCAGTGCTAACGGTCAATACGCTGTCACCGACGCCGATGGCAAGGGTAACGGAGCCCTGTTGGTTGACTTCAAGAACCTTGGCCGCAAAATTAAGGCTGATGCCAAGTTCCAAGTGAAGAACCCAGTGTACAATGCTGATGTTGATGTGTTCTTGAACTTCGAGAAGGACAACAAAGACAAGGTTTCGTTCTCAACCAAGACGAAGACTACTGAGAAGCTGGTTGACTCCAAGTAAGTATACTTATACAAGTGATAGGTAAACTACTGTAGAGTTTGTACATTCATTTGGTTACCCTTATGTAGTAATTAGGGATAAACCTTAAACCGAAGTCTAACCTATACTTTTTTCTCAGGAACAAACTGGACTACGCCGGCAAGAGGACCGAACTAAACGTGAACGTGAACAACGATATCAACGCCCAGGCGGCTGGCAAGACCGCGGCGCTGATTGAGATCGTCCTCCCTACTGAGAGGGTGCTGAGCTTGAAACTCGACCGTGACATCACTATTAAGGATGATGTAAGTATATCTTGTAAAAAGTGTAATGTCTGCTTTGACACTGCTGACAAATGTTATCCCTTTCTTTTTATCCGCTTTTGTTTTGAGAATTTTTGTTCAGTAGTCATCTCTACAACGTAAAAAGTACTTCAAAAGAATTTAGAACACATAAATATAACTGGTACCTTCTAGACATCCATGAAAAAAAACGGAACACAGGTTTAAAACATACATTACTTTATGAATAAGTAATACTAATGAAGTTTCAAAAGCAGTATTCCACGAGAAGAAATTGAAACCGTCGATATAGATGATAATTATAAATCTACTAGTACCTATCATAACAACTAATCCAAATAAATTTCTTCCTTCTCAGGTGTACAACGGCCACGCCGCGATCGTCCTTGCTGACGCAGTTAAACGCGGAGGAGCAGCGTCCGAAATCAGCTACAAGTCTAAACTGAACAACTGTAACTTCAAGAAGGACATCTACCACTACGAGGGAGAGCTTGGTTTGTCCCTCAAGGACGGCAAGCAGCTTAAGAACACGTTCTTCATTAAGAACCAAATGTCTGGTGACAAGGGCAAACTGGAACTCAAGGTAAACTATAGTGTAAAATCATGACTTTCGTCGTGGTCATTTAAGCTTTGTGCGTTTCTCAAATTCCCATTTGCAACCCTTTTGTTTAGTCTTATTAGCCTCATTTGAAAAATCTGATAGGAAACCTAATGATAAAAGTAAactcatctttattactaaagTAGAAACTATTCAGATCCTTTTGATGTCGAACAAATTCCACAAAAAATTTCGACACAAGATACCTACTCGTAGCTTTACCAACTTTGGCCTAATCTTATTTGCCTCATTTGATAGATCCTCACCGAATCTGATAGCAAACCTAATGACAAAAACTAAACCCATCTTACTTaagtattacttttttttacaaaattttgacATTATATAGCTTACTTTAccaaaaaccatttttttcgtaaatgtaactttaaattacatgttgtttttatttttatttttatttatttggctcGCAAAACAAGTTACAGACattaatagaaaattaaattacaatttcaCTTAAAGTACCTACTGAGCTGGCCTATAACTCTAAACATGTGTGCACAGatctatttaatttaagtaaacaatatgCGCTAGGGAGGTGAGGTGTCATCTTTTATACTGTTATACTGTTGTATTGTCTCTTACGAATGATCAAAATAACTCAGATTATAAGCCCTGACAGAAATTCCTTTAACCACTTTCTTTTGCCTCCAGTCTGACGTGAACGGCAACCTGATCGCTCACCCAGCATCACTGTCTGGAAGCATCGACTACACCAACCCTGACTCCATTGAGGGCGCTAACAACTACAGACTCAAGGGTACCTATGGCAACGACATCGGTTTCGATCTGGACGGCAAATTCGAGCTTCAAGTCACCGGAGAAGGCGATAAGAAGTAAGTTCAATACATATTCTACTCTAATCATCTCCTAAACTGACTATTAACTAACACTGTCATTAGGATGTAAAAAAACAACAGTTAGTACACATAGACCAACTTTcttcttctttattttgttattCCGGTTTTTGCCATGATTGCCTGTCTTTCTAGGATCCTAAGAATAGGAATAAACACTAGCTTTTACGAAAAAAAGTGCCATCTTTATTCTGAACTACAATTGGGATAAGTCCGTTTTCCTTTCGAAATTTTCTATTTTATGTTAAAATCACCATGAAATTTCAATGACAATCCAGCAACCAGCATACTCAAAATGAAACATTTGTGTAGAGGTTTCTTGTCATaacttctcaaagactttataTATCAGGCATTTGAGACATATTGTGTTTTAACCTATTCGTCCAGAATCTtctaaaatatccaaaataaacTTGATTAAATATTAATTCCATCGGTTTCTTTCAGATACCTCGACGAGGGTACTCTCAGCTTCCGTCTACCCTTCGAGAAGGCCCACGACATCAAGATCGTTTCCAACTGGCTCTGGCTTGTGCCTCAGAGCAAGAGTGTGTACCTCGAAGTAAGTATCTCCTCTGCCATTTACAAAGCTGCcattattatttgaataatgTGTAGTTTTATCATTATTTCCTTACCTGAtcttgccatctgacctttaaTGTATTGCTTCCTGCAACTGAAATTTACCTAAGCATGTCTCATTTAGAATTTACTTACCACTGTCCAAATGACATTCACCCTCGTTTGGTAAAGAATCACTTAGGAATGCCTTTTCGATCACAACTTTATTGTTATCTGGGTTTTCATAGACATATTGTAGCTTCACAATTTCTTTAAATTATGTCTAAGTAATAACCCTTTgctaaaaatcattattttttttgacaGTACTCTTCAGTCCAGTCGATCCAAGTGAACGCTGATGTGTACAAGTTCGATGCCAACGGAAAAATTGGACCTAAGAACGGTGCCACTAAAGTCAAGGTTTTGGTGCCCCATGTCGACCCTCTGAGTCTGGATTTCAACTACAAGGCTGACTTGGAAGGTAAACATTTTTCATATAAgtattaggtatttatatacAGTGTGATACATTATTAACCTAAGAAGAATTCCCTTAAGAATACATCTAGTGTTTCAATAAATcgcaataaattaataatttacaataacaaTGGAAAATTGCCATCCACTGGGTTTTATACACTCTTTTTCTTTCTAAGGAGATTTGGAGAGCAGAAGATAAGCTTAAGTCACAAAGTTTAaagtagacactagtttttacgaaatcAATGTGCCCTGCAACCCAGAGGGTACATTAGCTAGGGGATTAGTATAAACTGATATTctcaaaaatatgttttatctCACAGGTGAGAAGAAGACCGGAAGCGCCGAAATAAAGGCCACTTACGGAAAGGGCAAGACCGCAAACATTGCTGTAGATGCCTCTGCTGCACAGAAGGAATACACTGTCAAGATCAGGGCCAACACTCCACAGAACGAGAAGTTCAAGAAACTGGAACTTAGCGTCAACTCAAAGGTAATCACTATATTTTTCTTGTCGCCAAAAAATTAGCACTTGAAACATTGCTGCAAAGTTTTCTGTAAGAAATTTCCCCGAGTTAATCTtgctttaatttatttcttctcaTTGTAatattctataaatataaaaacgcTCCCAAAATTCAGTGTTTAAACCACATCTTgataaaatttacaaaatatcaACTTTATTTTCTTCCAGAACCCGTCTCCTGATACATTCAACTCCATTATCATCGTGGATGCTGACGGCCGCGTCTACAAGACAGAGTCCGTAGTTGTCTACTCCAAATCTCACCCATTGGTGGACGTCAAGTACACTAACCCTCACAGCCAGAAGCCTAGCAGGTAATTTTTCTTCAAAATTCTTTACATTTACCTACATACCCATTAGGTGATTCAACGTATCTACGAACAATAATCACTTCAGAActctttattattttagtgaTTTTGTTTCTTCCTGTACAACATTTTCCATTTCTTTGCCAGGATCTACCTTAAGGGAGAATACCCCAACCAGCACCAAGGCAAGGCTGAAATCAAGGTCGAGAACATCAAGGACGTCAGCTTCGACATCGTTTCTGAAGCTCAAATCCAGAACAACGACATCAACCTCAAGACTTTGGCCAACTCTGATGCTCTCGGATGGAAGAACTACAACGTCCAGATTGTCAGCAAGGATGCTGGCAGCGGCAAGCGTCTTGAGTTCCACGCTACCAACGCTGGAAAGAACATCCTTAGTGGAAGCACCTCGTTCATCAGCAAACAGGAAGGCCCGAAGACCATCATTGAAGGTTCTGGATCCGTGAAGGTTAAGGATGAGCAGAAGTCCGCTAACTTCAAGTACATCCGTACTCTTCTGACTGAAGGCAACGAACAGGGAGTTGAGGTAAGAATCAAAAACAATCTCGAACCCTACCGATATCTTTTGATGCTTGCTGCCTGCTTCTGTTTTTCTTGTTTCTTTATCTAGTTCTATTTCTTTAATTTTCTGAGTGTCTGTCTTTTCGTTACCAATAGTCATATACTTATATTGATTGATCTTTATTAACAACATGTTCCCTTTCTTCCAGACTTTCCTGAACCTGGCTATCGGGGAGCGCAGCTACGTGGCTGAGTCCCGCGTCACCAACCTGGAGTACAAGAACTCTTACGTCTACTGCGAGGAGAAGAAGCAGTGCGCCAACGCTGAGCTGCACTCCAAGATCAACGTACAGAGTAAGTACCTAGACATTTTCTATTTAGAGATAACCTTAAAAGTTGGTTTCAACCTATTTTCTTACTGTTCAGACATACAAGaaaatttcgttagtcataaagACAACTGCAAGGTCTGTTTCTGCTTCAAATTTCTTGAAGATATGTTCTCCATTCAAATTTATCCCGATGTACTTACTTACGAACTTGAGGACataaaattttacgatagttggTACAAATTAGTCTTCTTTATTGACTTCTTCTCTTATTTTAGTTTCTTCTTTTCCTTGGTTTACTTAAGATGCCTCACTAAactttcattaattatttacttcCCTCGACAGAACCCGGAGTCTTCCAACACACCTTCAACCTCGGCGTCGACCTCCGCAAGCTAGGCTTCGCTCCCGAGTTCGGTCTGCAGATCAACAACGAGGTCTCTGAGCGCAAGCTGCCTCAGTACAGCCTGGACCTCCACATCAACAAGGAGGATAAGAAGTACCATCTGCATGTGTACAGCACTCCTGACCAAGGCAGTAAGTGGCCTTAATTTCACTTGAGTATTTGTCTTTGGACAGGCAGGTCTTAAGATGTGTCAGTTGAcaaattcgaatattgtgaatTGGGATATCAAAAATAGTAGTCAAAAATTGAGAGTTTTTGAAAACTCTCATTCCCCGCCCATGCTTCATTAAGTCTCATTTTTTTGGTACTATGTGACTCGTACCAAGTTTCATCCATAACCAAGAGTGCTAAGCAATATCTCCTGGAGTGTGATTCTAAGGAAATGGGAGTAAAATTACCCTCGACTGAGTCGGAGTCGACTGTtgctaaaaaataaacaaaatatacaacttATTCATTTGTTAATATTTACACATTTCTGTATTAAAATGCATACCGTTATAGTTCTAAACCCCTGAAACTCGCCTCAATGAGAGCTACTCTGAGCTTTAGGACCACGGACATTCTTAAGTCCAACGAGATTTTTTTCGTACTTACAAACAAAACAACCCTCTTTTCTCCAGAATACCCCGCCGGCGTGACCCTGACCCTCCCGACCCGCGTGCTCGCGCTCGAGTCCATCATCTCCTACCCCACGGACAAGGCCCTGCCCTTCCCCATCCAAGGTCACATCGAGCTCCACCCAGACAAGAACAAGCCCCAGCACAAGGCCGCTGCCAGGTTCCGTGTGGATGTTACTGGTGCTGACAAGTCACATAACGCTATTGCTGAGTTGGGCTTCAGTCATCCAAAATTGGGCAAGGTAAGATTTCTTCAAATATGTTAAGTCCATAGTCTGTCCGACTGgtttttagaaattttgtaGAAAAAATCGTCTCAAAAAAAGTACCGATTAAATTCCGATGTTAAAGAGGATGAAAGAAATACAAAGCTCAATCTTAAAAGCGTTCAACATTTCTTCAACACTGTGGTTGGTTGGTTTGTTTAGTTTAATAAAACTGAAAGAATCGGTATCCTATCCAGTTCGTAGCCTGTAGAATTTAAAAATTGTATTTCGAGTCTACAGCTATGGGTTTTGTTTATCTTCTGTGTATTAATTATTAACCGTTGTTTAGGAGGCCGTCATCAAAATCAAGGGAGGTCTCCACACCCCGGCCGAGAACACCGTCAAATTCGAGTCTTCTGCTTCCATCTCTCACCCTACTCTTGGCAACGTAAGTATTGTAAACCTAGCAATGCATTTAGTGAATCATTATCATTTATTATTATCAGCCTTTGTTtccccactgctgggcaaagggcTTCCTCTTATTTTTCCATTCTTGGAAGTCTCCCACCGCCTCTCTGTTTTTAAGCAATCTTAGAACATGTAGATCCTTACAATATCTACTTAAACTTCTTGTTTAACAGTGGCCCCAGTTTTGTTTAACAATGGAGCATGTTAAAGTTTCCCCGTGTTTATTTTTGCCTGATTCTTAATTTGTGTCTTTTATTGCAGGACCGCGAATCTAAGGTCCTCTTGGAAGCCAGCCCTACTCTCGTCAAGCTGCTGGTAAGTAATCCTCACTATAGTAGAGTTTAATGCAAAACAACTGAATGAAACCAGTGTGAACATGCACTTTCTTTGATAGCGCGATAACTCAAAATGAGAGCATACCAGTTTGTATCACGCCAGCTTTTGCCAACATCATGGACATCTATCTACCCAACAATAGGGTTTGAGATTTAGGGCGTCCATTAGGGCGTCCATTTGACTGTCTGATCTTCACCCATCCTTTTGGAGTTGGGCTAGCCAGCTTATGATGAAAAATTTGCAAAAACCATTAAATTCATTCAATCTTCTTTCCAGATTGACACTCCTCTCGTCAAGGTCATCGACCTGGAAGCCAAGTCCGAACTGAAGGACAACCTGCAAAAGGGAGACCTGAAATTCAGCGTGCTGCAGGGCAAACCTGTGCTGGCTCGCTTCATTGTCCAAGATTTCCAGTACTACGAGTTCACTACTGGCTACAGTGGTATGTATATCATTGACACTTTTCATAACTTCTTTTTGAAgctccataattttattatacacttGCTTTACAATGTCACGTTAGTGTCTTTAAGTCTTCTTAGTATCTTTCTTCTTTCCTTTAGTTTCTTTAATTTTGCTTCATTATGATGTTGTTAAAAGTCTATACCTATTTCAATGACCTCTCTTGGTAGTTTTTAATAACCTTTCACTGttgattattattaaatttgattAGAAGCTATGCTTAAGTTTCAGTTTTTGTGTCACCAAGTCAATAGTTGACCTGTCCACTTTTTACAACTTTCGGATTTATCCCAACGACTTTTTTGATCTTGACTATTGCTGTAACGATT encodes:
- the LOC125237599 gene encoding apolipophorins isoform X2; the protein is MGPSLSWNIFCVLLVVSVLWKPAYTDDRCNVGCQGSPSGPTFLNGHKYNYGVEGTVSIYLTGADKQETSVKLLGQVSVAALGNCAHVLRVQNLVISGPDGKKYNKPPGLEKPVRFTLQDGRVGAEICAEEGDTRRSLNIKRAIISLLQTEQKSSSQVDVFGACPTDASSSQEGGAVLVHRTRDLSRCTHREQGQNSPVYAVASDNAQIADTQVLQSILNVESKVNNGVPEKVSATEEYLYRPFSVGENGARSKVHTKLTLTGKSAGADAGAFTQVRTIIFENPHGVVSDQSNYQAALAQVKETAKSCGPEASSKSAGNFAQLVRILKPTSKDDLVKIFNAVKGNSLEKRVFIDGLLRTGTGNSIEASIQILKQKELDDLEQQIVFLSLGNAKHVNTEALKAATSLLDIPNIPKDTYLGVGALAGYYCRSHDCHHRKNDGIIALSTKLAGKLGGCKAKSKAEEDTIVAVLKGIRNIRHLEDVLIDKIVHCAVDPTVKNRVKAAALEAFQADPCSAKIKKTALDLLKNTQLDSEIRIKAYQAVIDCPCGKSASEIKKLLDNEPVHQVGRYITSSLRHIRASANPDKRHAREHYGQIRTPNRFNVDDRKYSFYREASYNIDALGVGGNVEQSVIYSQNSFLPRSASLNLTTEVFGHNFNLLELGGRQGNLDRVVEHFLGPRSFLRTEDPQSLYDDLKKRFKETEDKINHGVRGRRSIKTEIDSFDNRVKAESNSYHNELDLDIYVKLFGTDAVFLSLGDDKGFDFNHVLDQLVHSLSDGINKVKHFQKEIHANALFLDAELVYPTSTGLPLRLDLIGAATARVDIATNVDIRQILRNPESAKVDIKLVPSTDIEISGLFLVDADAVTTGLKVITNLHSSTGGHIIAKVLENGHGIDLQFALPIDKQEILTASNDLVYYTAEKGQQEKHIPIKIDADRKDYSGCFDQLSGLIGLTFCGEVSVPFTVSGPEAQNSISKFLARYPLTGASKVKLVIEKNDLRGYHIKGIVRGDNPERRSFELLFEAEGGKTRRAQVSGELINNQQEKTIKLALDSPIKKAGGQVSIYTKPSEYVLLVKANLDNENYYARAGFNVQGNEQRSVFKPVAEYELPGGKGKQSLKVDGQLVREVNGPKSKYTLEGIKINMPGNEVVDIAGHYVHEPHSCEIDLKAKKGEHHIILGGALKGHDFKLEFQNTLNAYVNFKASGHSEWSESVVHNDLDLVYGGDLRDQRNRVTFNQLLKHHTKPSEFSVITKNKFEVHALPIKVKLDGEVDPKKVDIVIEGQYMDKKAEFELEARTQIKHPGDYSVKLIASADKNGIEVFAKRDIVSADKSNLENYIVVKNIGKYELSGVVTHKNKPNDVHLGAVGHLKIAGGGKNEDITFDLGVIDNSNLYSSHAKVAYSKGAILDWLLKVTKGANSKGELKLLLKDTISANGQYAVTDADGKGNGALLVDFKNLGRKIKADAKFQVKNPVYNADVDVFLNFEKDNKDKVSFSTKTKTTEKLVDSKNKLDYAGKRTELNVNVNNDINAQAAGKTAALIEIVLPTERVLSLKLDRDITIKDDVYNGHAAIVLADAVKRGGAASEISYKSKLNNCNFKKDIYHYEGELGLSLKDGKQLKNTFFIKNQMSGDKGKLELKSDVNGNLIAHPASLSGSIDYTNPDSIEGANNYRLKGTYGNDIGFDLDGKFELQVTGEGDKKYLDEGTLSFRLPFEKAHDIKIVSNWLWLVPQSKSVYLEYSSVQSIQVNADVYKFDANGKIGPKNGATKVKVLVPHVDPLSLDFNYKADLEGEKKTGSAEIKATYGKGKTANIAVDASAAQKEYTVKIRANTPQNEKFKKLELSVNSKNPSPDTFNSIIIVDADGRVYKTESVVVYSKSHPLVDVKYTNPHSQKPSRIYLKGEYPNQHQGKAEIKVENIKDVSFDIVSEAQIQNNDINLKTLANSDALGWKNYNVQIVSKDAGSGKRLEFHATNAGKNILSGSTSFISKQEGPKTIIEGSGSVKVKDEQKSANFKYIRTLLTEGNEQGVETFLNLAIGERSYVAESRVTNLEYKNSYVYCEEKKQCANAELHSKINVQKPGVFQHTFNLGVDLRKLGFAPEFGLQINNEVSERKLPQYSLDLHINKEDKKYHLHVYSTPDQGKYPAGVTLTLPTRVLALESIISYPTDKALPFPIQGHIELHPDKNKPQHKAAARFRVDVTGADKSHNAIAELGFSHPKLGKEAVIKIKGGLHTPAENTVKFESSASISHPTLGNDRESKVLLEASPTLVKLLIDTPLVKVIDLEAKSELKDNLQKGDLKFSVLQGKPVLARFIVQDFQYYEFTTGYSDDNGRRLTVVGHIQPEKRVDISADIVLPNQKKNIIHGALYLDGNLVKSEYGVSKENFNYFVNALKNDLTTLENRIKDLGEKASKDFKETLKRIEPTAKNIEKSLEEELSKLNQEIANDKVLKETFHYLGEIYVIIAKTIEEIIKSTKPLVDQTYATLKETCDKIEAMYEKNIEPQLKQLYQTAAALVREYLDGLIDLVAHFAALVTDFFEKHKAELQELTNTIAEIFKDLTRLAVAQLKEFRVRAGEIVSAITQQIKDLPFVQSLKESWQELAVPDQVIGLLNNVYNAIQDVVPTPEAKAFVEALHNYVQKKLKQEKCDDAKEIRQIYEKFAVALTSLVQFVRSRVNAAGVPGIVNLNPTAFFTAPGRFSTPSISGVASFSLLNQFLRGDVPDALALLRAYRPRSLNPLDEIPAKLRAVVVNGQHIFTFDGRHLTFPGSCRYVLAHDFVDRNFTLAIQLQNGNPKALILEHQDGKSIELKENGQVIYNGAAHGFPVWEKDVYAYKMANGRIGVGSSYGIQAICTSKLQVCYIEVSGFYLGKLRGLLGDGNNEPYDDFRLPNGKITTSESEFGNAYKLASSCQPVKTPEHSAHQHHAALPAACETVFGGASPLRPLSIVLDAAPFRQACIHAVTGDGANALHQACDLGRGYAVLALTGLLPAVLPPACVQCTDADKPRAIGESYELKVPKKQADIIVTFETTKPTEKSYKELAVPLVSQLVDTLKAKKIDDIKIYLTGITPQIPYPVVYDTDLKLKNPKVQFNDESRAEHIKHIVTGCEKVDQAQRIVLDLIEDFRRLFGLTNVVAGYHSVLDLPLRPGAVKHAINVVGEHCKPGDILLRFFQNQAFNTIFAENAYTHTLITVTEGLQIGGGKSPDQIVGWTDDAVLLLGDKKQSRESEQLRQSLDIRRDSCIEFAESTDGIVLSSTNYLKLNPGQQKQYLQTAAGVITHKLLSENLIQDCTCGYADPFLARSFCVNKSRKEAARRRK